In Syntrophorhabdaceae bacterium, one genomic interval encodes:
- a CDS encoding serine hydrolase, producing the protein MITMRFVLVLFLLFPFTLHAVESNGPITAPSYILIEKDSLEIIAGRDYYKRLAPASTTKVLTTLIALEKLEGNEPITPDRAVLKIPRSKMNLVPGKQYKSWDLMKGAMVESANDAAYSLATYVGGTEQRFAVMMNERAAQLGATDTHFENASGLPAVDQYTTCYDLALIFKEALLDKRFMELITTRYFLFQDTPRRVEYKNHNRLLFCFEPTIGGKTGYTRSSKHSYVGAFEKDGRVYILALLGSRNLWGDSVEILKNLYTVLPTDRELRLARAGSPSLASYRPKRGPKIPAIKKIRAKKTRKANRI; encoded by the coding sequence ATGATTACGATGCGTTTTGTTCTGGTCCTATTTTTGCTCTTTCCTTTTACCCTTCACGCGGTCGAGTCAAATGGCCCCATTACGGCACCGTCCTATATTCTCATAGAGAAGGATAGTCTTGAGATCATAGCCGGAAGGGACTATTACAAAAGACTTGCGCCGGCAAGCACAACAAAGGTCCTGACAACGCTTATTGCCCTGGAAAAACTGGAAGGAAACGAGCCCATCACCCCCGATAGGGCGGTCCTCAAAATACCCCGGTCAAAAATGAATCTTGTTCCGGGAAAGCAGTATAAGTCCTGGGATCTTATGAAGGGCGCCATGGTAGAGTCGGCCAACGATGCCGCTTATTCGCTTGCAACGTATGTGGGGGGAACCGAACAAAGGTTTGCAGTCATGATGAACGAGCGGGCGGCACAGCTCGGCGCAACGGACACGCACTTCGAGAATGCCTCGGGACTGCCGGCCGTTGATCAGTACACCACATGTTACGATCTTGCGCTGATTTTCAAAGAGGCTCTCCTGGACAAGAGGTTTATGGAACTGATTACCACGAGATATTTTCTTTTTCAGGACACCCCGCGACGCGTGGAGTATAAGAACCACAATCGACTGCTGTTCTGTTTCGAACCCACTATCGGCGGCAAGACGGGCTATACGAGATCGTCCAAACACAGCTACGTGGGTGCTTTTGAAAAAGACGGGAGGGTTTACATTCTCGCCTTACTCGGAAGCCGCAATCTCTGGGGCGACAGCGTGGAGATACTGAAGAACCTTTACACAGTGCTGCCTACCGACCGGGAATTGCGTCTTGCAAGAGCAGGCTCGCCGAGCCTCGCCTCTTACCGGCCAAAGAGAGGACCCAAGATCCCTGCCATAAAGAAGATCAGAGCGAAGAAGACCAGAAAAGCCAACCGTATCTGA